The following proteins are encoded in a genomic region of Cyclonatronum proteinivorum:
- the hflX gene encoding GTPase HflX produces MSFTEDQKKSNQPEKVLLTGLYSSEIPQYKASEYLDELEMLVNTAGGEVVGKVLQNRERPDVSTYLGRGKLGEVASLAREKNAGMIVFDDDLSPTQARNIEKETKLKIIDRSGLILDIFASRAQTAAAKTQVELAQLQYILPRLTRFWTHLSRQSGGIGTKGPGETQIETDRRIIGKRISVLKEKLEKLDRQRKTQRKGRDGIMRIALVGYTNVGKSSLLNALTHTEVLAENKLFATLDSTVRRFDTESTTVLLSDTVGFIRKLPHHLVDSFKSTLDEIREADVLLHVMDASSPSVLEYKAVVDETLKGIESSDKPTLLVFNKTDAVKDPEVLAGLRREFPEAVFISASRGIGLSDLQLKIEQQALTDYVKTEMNISLQNFKAISYIFDSAEVFYKKYHDEHIEISFRIRKDKLAKLEEMFAPNDLISSELI; encoded by the coding sequence TTGAGTTTTACAGAAGATCAGAAAAAAAGCAATCAACCTGAAAAAGTACTGTTAACCGGACTGTACAGCAGCGAAATACCGCAGTACAAAGCTTCAGAATACCTTGATGAGCTTGAAATGCTCGTGAATACAGCGGGCGGAGAAGTTGTGGGCAAAGTTCTGCAAAACCGGGAGAGACCCGATGTAAGTACCTATTTGGGGCGCGGCAAACTGGGGGAAGTTGCCTCCCTTGCCAGAGAGAAAAATGCGGGCATGATTGTTTTTGATGATGACCTTTCCCCTACTCAGGCCCGCAATATAGAGAAGGAGACCAAGCTCAAAATCATTGATCGCAGCGGTCTCATCCTTGATATCTTTGCTTCCCGTGCACAAACTGCAGCCGCTAAAACGCAGGTAGAACTTGCACAGCTTCAGTATATCCTGCCCCGTCTGACCCGCTTCTGGACACACCTCTCACGACAATCTGGCGGAATCGGTACAAAGGGTCCCGGTGAAACACAGATTGAAACGGATCGCCGTATTATTGGCAAGCGCATTTCCGTACTCAAAGAAAAACTGGAAAAACTTGACCGGCAGCGTAAAACACAGCGTAAAGGCCGCGATGGCATTATGCGTATAGCGCTTGTGGGATACACCAATGTCGGTAAATCCTCCCTTCTCAATGCGCTCACGCACACGGAAGTGCTGGCAGAAAACAAGCTGTTCGCAACGCTCGATTCAACCGTAAGGCGCTTCGATACCGAAAGCACAACGGTTCTTCTGTCCGATACCGTAGGCTTCATCCGGAAACTGCCACATCACTTGGTTGATAGTTTTAAGTCCACCCTCGATGAAATCCGCGAAGCGGATGTGCTTTTGCATGTGATGGACGCCTCTTCGCCTTCCGTGCTTGAATACAAAGCTGTGGTTGATGAAACCCTGAAGGGTATTGAGAGCAGTGATAAACCTACGCTTCTGGTTTTCAATAAAACAGACGCGGTAAAAGATCCGGAAGTACTTGCAGGCCTCAGGCGTGAATTCCCGGAAGCTGTGTTTATTTCGGCAAGCCGCGGTATCGGATTGTCTGATCTACAGCTCAAAATTGAGCAGCAGGCTCTCACGGACTATGTCAAAACTGAAATGAATATTTCGCTTCAGAATTTCAAGGCTATCAGTTACATTTTCGACAGTGCCGAAGTCTTCTATAAAAAATATCACGATGAACACATCGAAATCAGTTTCCGTATCAGAAAAGATAAGCTCGCAAAGCTTGAAGAAATGTTTGCGCCGAACGATTTGATTTCATCTGAGTTAATCTAA
- a CDS encoding CBS domain-containing protein — translation MFIHEILNPIYQPLCASSSLEDGLQAMGVQHSDVLPVVDLTTGKTLGTVCLEDIRYEKDVQQTIFSKISRNPCRIEPGMHIMDAGRKMIRENANAAVVCDEQQAYSGFVLREEINEALLQLLNISRDGATIMFELQPADYSLTELVRLIEMEGGKIMGIGVEPAASSADRFRVSVKLNTDDIDPILRILNRYGFIITSKSAETESDDDLHDRADELMRFLSI, via the coding sequence ATGTTTATCCACGAAATACTCAACCCGATTTATCAGCCCCTGTGCGCCTCCAGCTCTTTGGAAGATGGCCTTCAGGCTATGGGCGTTCAGCACAGCGATGTGTTGCCGGTCGTGGATCTGACTACGGGCAAAACACTCGGCACGGTTTGTCTGGAAGACATCCGCTACGAAAAAGACGTTCAGCAAACGATTTTTTCTAAAATAAGCCGCAATCCCTGCAGAATCGAACCGGGCATGCACATCATGGATGCGGGAAGAAAAATGATTCGGGAAAATGCAAATGCTGCAGTCGTTTGTGATGAGCAGCAGGCCTACAGCGGTTTTGTGCTGCGGGAAGAAATTAACGAAGCCTTACTGCAATTACTTAATATTTCAAGAGATGGGGCAACGATTATGTTTGAGCTGCAGCCGGCAGATTACAGCCTGACTGAGCTCGTAAGACTGATTGAGATGGAAGGCGGCAAAATTATGGGTATTGGCGTAGAGCCGGCCGCCTCTTCCGCAGATCGTTTTCGTGTATCCGTTAAGCTCAATACGGACGATATCGACCCGATTCTGAGAATCCTCAACCGTTACGGCTTCATCATAACGTCCAAGTCAGCTGAAACCGAGTCCGATGACGACCTGCACGACCGTGCCGATGAGCTCATGCGCTTTCTGAGTATCTGA